From a single Leclercia sp. AS011 genomic region:
- a CDS encoding urea amidolyase associated protein UAAP2, with product MTNVREKQPQEATFRHVIPAGEPYLFEVKKGQTLRLLDLEGNQAVDTLFYSADNPRERYDAQRTLRRQNKAYLTSGSVLYSNLGNPLLTIVADTCGRHDTLGGACAQESNTVRYALDKRHMHSCRDNFLCACLHDGRLQKRDIGANINFFMNVPVTPEGGLTFADGISAPGKYVELRAECNVIVLISNCPQLNNPCNGWNPTPAEVLVWN from the coding sequence ATGACTAATGTCCGCGAAAAACAGCCCCAGGAGGCGACCTTCCGCCACGTGATCCCGGCTGGCGAGCCTTATCTGTTTGAAGTGAAAAAGGGCCAGACCCTGCGCCTGCTGGATCTGGAGGGCAACCAGGCGGTGGATACGCTGTTTTACAGCGCCGATAACCCGCGCGAGCGCTACGACGCCCAGCGTACCCTGCGCCGGCAGAACAAGGCGTATCTCACCAGCGGCAGCGTGCTGTATTCCAACCTCGGCAACCCGCTGCTGACCATCGTGGCCGACACCTGCGGGCGGCACGACACGCTCGGTGGGGCCTGCGCCCAGGAGAGCAACACCGTGCGCTACGCCCTGGACAAACGCCATATGCACAGCTGCCGGGACAACTTCCTCTGCGCCTGTCTGCACGACGGTCGTCTGCAAAAGCGCGATATCGGGGCCAACATCAACTTCTTTATGAACGTGCCGGTAACGCCAGAGGGCGGGCTGACCTTTGCCGACGGCATCTCCGCGCCGGGCAAATACGTCGAACTGCGCGCCGAGTGCAACGTCATCGTGCTGATCTCCAACTGCCCGCAGCTGAACAACCCCTGCAACGGCTGGAACCCGACCCCTGCGGAGGTGCTGGTATGGAACTGA
- a CDS encoding urea amidolyase associated protein UAAP1 has protein sequence MTTTLRDEILPGGGHLSFVLKRGQILRMTDLEGGANVSLMMLNPHQKSERLNLPDTLKGQHTARLTAGHCFYSDMGRVLAGITADTSGWHDPFGGVLNAAEVTEKYGQGRYQELRNGFFRNGTDNLLVEMGKWDLNLEDLLMVVNFFSKVTVDDQGQFSFHRDHSRPGSYVELYAPMDVLMVMTALQHPMDPSTEYAPRPVQLSWRQAEDEKGAINALLTRPENDRAMTNTQLFAL, from the coding sequence ATGACGACGACTTTACGTGACGAGATCCTGCCGGGCGGCGGCCACCTCTCCTTTGTGCTCAAGCGCGGGCAGATCCTGCGCATGACCGACCTTGAGGGCGGGGCGAACGTCAGCCTGATGATGCTCAACCCGCACCAGAAGAGCGAGCGCCTGAACCTGCCGGACACCCTCAAGGGCCAGCACACCGCGCGCCTCACCGCCGGACACTGCTTTTACTCCGATATGGGCCGGGTGCTGGCGGGCATTACCGCCGATACCAGCGGCTGGCACGATCCTTTTGGCGGCGTGCTCAACGCCGCCGAAGTGACGGAGAAATACGGCCAGGGGCGCTATCAGGAGCTGCGCAACGGCTTCTTCCGCAACGGCACCGACAACCTGTTGGTGGAGATGGGCAAATGGGATCTCAACCTTGAAGACCTGCTGATGGTGGTCAACTTCTTCAGCAAAGTGACCGTGGATGACCAGGGCCAGTTCAGCTTCCACCGCGACCACTCCCGGCCCGGCAGCTACGTGGAGCTGTACGCCCCGATGGATGTGCTGATGGTGATGACCGCTCTGCAACATCCGATGGATCCTTCCACCGAGTATGCCCCGCGCCCGGTGCAGCTGAGCTGGCGGCAGGCGGAGGACGAGAAGGGGGCCATTAACGCACTCCTCACGCGCCCGGAAAACGACCGCGCCATGACCAACACCCAACTTTTCGCCCTGTAA
- a CDS encoding ABC transporter ATP-binding protein: MSFITINNIWQEYGDHVVLERLNLQINEGEFCSMVGASGCGKSTFLRLLLGQETPSRGSITLDGKPLTAEPDSRRGVVFQRYSVFPHLSVLDNVAIGLELPQSPLFGRLFGAKKRAAREQAAQMLEKVGLGHALNKYPAQLSGGMQQRLAIAQAFIMQPRVLLLDEPFGALDPGIRKDMHALLLQLWGETRMTVFMVTHDLSEGFNLGTRLLVFDKVRLDPQAPNAYGARITYDIPLNETRLSALSGLAPDNVYALRG, encoded by the coding sequence ATGAGTTTTATCACCATCAACAATATCTGGCAGGAGTACGGCGACCATGTGGTGCTGGAGCGCCTGAATCTGCAGATCAACGAGGGGGAGTTCTGCTCGATGGTCGGGGCGTCCGGCTGCGGGAAATCGACCTTTCTGCGCCTGCTGCTCGGGCAGGAGACGCCGAGCCGCGGCTCCATCACGCTCGACGGTAAACCGCTCACCGCCGAGCCGGACAGCCGTCGGGGCGTGGTGTTCCAGCGCTACTCGGTCTTTCCGCACCTCAGCGTGCTGGATAACGTGGCCATCGGCCTTGAACTGCCGCAATCCCCGCTGTTCGGTCGCCTGTTTGGGGCAAAAAAACGCGCCGCCCGTGAGCAGGCCGCACAGATGCTGGAGAAGGTCGGTCTCGGCCACGCGTTGAACAAATATCCCGCCCAGCTCTCCGGCGGCATGCAGCAGCGCCTCGCCATCGCCCAGGCCTTTATCATGCAGCCCCGCGTGCTGCTGCTGGACGAACCCTTTGGCGCGCTGGATCCTGGTATCCGCAAAGACATGCACGCGTTGCTCTTACAGCTGTGGGGCGAAACCCGCATGACGGTGTTTATGGTCACCCACGATCTCTCCGAAGGCTTCAACCTCGGCACCCGCCTGCTGGTGTTCGACAAGGTGCGCCTCGATCCGCAGGCCCCGAACGCCTACGGGGCGCGCATCACCTACGACATTCCGCTCAACGAGACACGGCTCTCGGCGTTGAGCGGTTTGGCTCCCGACAACGTTTATGCCTTAAGGGGTTAA
- a CDS encoding ABC transporter permease encodes MRQINRHPTPGMRLMLVMLPFVLLLATYFFGSAVRLEANPQDKLLPGLQQMLDAISRMAFTPDKRSGEYLFWVDTLVSLARLLVGLGIASLIGLCIGVTAGVFPLWRASLSPLMTVLSMVPPLAILPVLFIVFGLDELSKIMLIVIGITPMLARDLEHRACEIPPEILIKAQTLGANSWTLVLRVVLPQLLSRLLTSLRLLLGSAWLFLISAEAISSTAGLGYRIFLVRRYMAMDVIIPYVLWITLLAWLMDLALRQLHKTCFPWAEGGKG; translated from the coding sequence ATGCGCCAAATTAATCGCCATCCCACCCCAGGCATGCGGCTGATGCTGGTCATGCTGCCGTTTGTCCTGCTGCTGGCCACCTACTTTTTTGGCTCGGCGGTGCGCCTTGAGGCCAACCCTCAGGACAAGCTGCTGCCCGGCCTGCAACAGATGCTGGATGCGATCTCGCGGATGGCCTTTACCCCGGATAAACGCAGCGGCGAGTACCTGTTCTGGGTCGATACCCTGGTGAGCCTGGCTCGTCTGCTGGTGGGGCTGGGGATCGCCTCACTGATCGGCCTGTGCATCGGCGTCACCGCCGGGGTGTTCCCCCTGTGGCGGGCATCGCTGTCACCGCTGATGACGGTGCTGTCGATGGTGCCGCCGCTGGCGATTTTACCGGTGCTGTTTATCGTCTTCGGGCTGGATGAACTGTCAAAAATCATGCTGATTGTCATCGGCATCACCCCGATGCTGGCCCGGGATCTGGAGCATCGCGCCTGCGAAATCCCGCCGGAGATCCTGATCAAGGCCCAGACCCTGGGGGCCAACAGCTGGACGCTGGTGCTGCGGGTGGTGCTGCCGCAGCTCCTGTCGCGCCTGCTCACCTCCCTGCGCCTGCTGCTGGGTTCCGCCTGGTTATTCCTCATCTCGGCGGAGGCCATCTCCTCGACCGCCGGGCTGGGCTACCGCATCTTCCTCGTGCGCCGCTATATGGCGATGGACGTGATTATCCCCTATGTCCTGTGGATCACCCTGCTGGCGTGGCTGATGGATCTCGCCCTGCGCCAGCTGCACAAAACCTGTTTCCCGTGGGCAGAAGGAGGGAAAGGATGA
- a CDS encoding putative urea ABC transporter substrate-binding protein, translating into MKKTPLLRSLILSLAMLVSLPGVAAVKKEFNVCWTIYAGWMPWGTISTSKIIDKWADKYGIKINVLQLNDYIESINQYTAGQFDGCTMTNMDALTIPAAGGVDSTALILGSYSEGNDGVVMKGEGKTLTDLKGMKIYLPELSVSHYLLVRGLEKAGLAEKDVTVVNTSDADIVSAFATQNVQAAVAWNPQLSVIKGTPKTTEVFSSSQVPGELIDMMVVNSETLKDNPALGKALTGAWYEMMGLMKAQDANALNAMAAASGTDLAGYQAQLKTTHLFYTPQDNIAFVTSADLAKTMQRVAAFSFDKGLLGDGAQSADFIGMSFPGNLTRGDANNVKLRFDDSFVKMAAAGQL; encoded by the coding sequence ATGAAGAAAACGCCATTACTCCGCTCTCTTATCCTGTCGCTGGCGATGCTGGTCAGTCTTCCTGGCGTTGCGGCCGTCAAAAAAGAGTTCAACGTCTGCTGGACCATCTACGCAGGCTGGATGCCCTGGGGCACCATCAGCACCAGCAAAATCATCGATAAATGGGCCGATAAGTACGGCATCAAAATCAACGTTCTCCAGCTCAACGACTACATCGAATCCATCAACCAGTACACCGCCGGCCAGTTCGACGGCTGCACCATGACCAACATGGACGCGCTGACCATTCCGGCGGCGGGCGGGGTGGACTCCACGGCGCTGATCCTCGGCAGCTACTCAGAGGGCAACGACGGCGTGGTGATGAAAGGTGAGGGCAAAACCCTGACCGACCTCAAAGGCATGAAGATCTATCTGCCGGAGCTGTCCGTCTCCCACTATCTGCTGGTGCGCGGGCTGGAGAAAGCCGGGCTGGCGGAGAAAGACGTCACCGTGGTCAACACCTCCGATGCGGATATCGTCTCGGCCTTCGCCACCCAAAACGTGCAGGCCGCCGTGGCCTGGAACCCGCAGCTGTCGGTCATCAAGGGCACGCCGAAAACCACTGAGGTGTTCAGCTCCTCGCAGGTGCCGGGTGAGCTGATCGACATGATGGTGGTCAACAGCGAAACCCTGAAGGACAACCCGGCGCTGGGCAAAGCGCTGACCGGGGCGTGGTACGAGATGATGGGGCTGATGAAAGCCCAGGATGCGAACGCCCTGAATGCGATGGCGGCGGCCTCCGGGACCGATCTCGCCGGCTATCAGGCGCAGCTGAAAACCACCCACCTGTTCTACACCCCGCAGGACAACATCGCCTTTGTCACCTCGGCGGATCTGGCGAAAACCATGCAGCGTGTAGCGGCCTTCTCTTTCGACAAGGGGCTGCTGGGCGACGGTGCCCAGAGCGCCGATTTTATCGGCATGAGCTTCCCGGGCAACCTGACCCGGGGCGATGCCAACAACGTCAAACTGCGCTTTGACGACAGCTTCGTGAAAATGGCCGCCGCGGGCCAGCTGTGA
- a CDS encoding alpha/beta fold hydrolase — protein sequence MHTPNIRAMLGGAFLLMSVLIPISSAQSLSISSEHPNLQSMSVETQGSGTDVILIPGLASSRAIWADLASDLQLSHRVHILELAGFANTPAMSNRDGKVIAPVVDAIAEYIRTQHLKAPAIVGHSLGGEIALMLGARHPDLVGRLMIVDALPFYTLMLDPAATSETASRHAGATRDWMLAQSPEEFIAFQKTSIARLAKTEAVRPALVAAGLSSDRKTIADAVYELMVTDLRPELGRIRAPIEVVYAYDALFGVPASNVDEMYRRAYIAAPDIHFTRIDDSFHFIMLDQPERFSSAVESFLNK from the coding sequence ATGCATACCCCAAATATTCGTGCAATGCTCGGAGGCGCTTTTTTATTGATGTCTGTCTTAATCCCAATATCCAGCGCTCAATCTCTGTCCATATCATCAGAACATCCGAATTTGCAGTCTATGTCCGTTGAGACGCAAGGCTCAGGAACGGATGTCATATTGATCCCAGGGCTGGCGTCATCTCGCGCAATCTGGGCCGATTTAGCATCAGATCTACAGTTGAGCCATCGCGTTCACATTTTAGAACTCGCGGGCTTTGCAAATACACCTGCTATGTCCAACCGGGACGGGAAGGTCATCGCGCCGGTAGTTGACGCTATCGCTGAGTACATCCGCACCCAACACCTCAAAGCGCCGGCGATCGTTGGCCATTCTCTTGGCGGGGAGATTGCCCTGATGCTGGGGGCACGGCATCCTGACCTGGTCGGTCGCTTAATGATTGTCGATGCTTTGCCGTTCTATACGTTAATGCTTGACCCTGCGGCAACCAGCGAAACAGCGTCCCGCCATGCCGGTGCCACAAGGGACTGGATGCTGGCGCAATCGCCGGAAGAATTTATCGCCTTTCAGAAAACATCCATAGCCCGCTTAGCTAAGACCGAGGCGGTGAGGCCTGCGCTGGTGGCTGCCGGGCTCAGTTCCGATCGTAAAACCATTGCAGATGCTGTATATGAATTGATGGTTACCGATTTGCGCCCCGAGCTTGGCCGTATCAGAGCACCGATTGAAGTCGTTTATGCGTATGACGCCTTATTCGGCGTGCCTGCATCCAATGTGGATGAAATGTACCGTCGAGCCTATATCGCTGCGCCAGATATCCATTTCACGCGAATTGATGACAGTTTTCATTTTATCATGCTTGATCAGCCAGAACGGTTCTCCAGCGCGGTTGAGTCTTTCTTAAATAAATAA
- the catA gene encoding type A chloramphenicol O-acetyltransferase yields the protein MKKITPDYTPVDLSRWARKEHFEVFQSFAQSTFNQTVQLDITALLKHIKQVGWKFYPTIIFLISKIVNSHSEFRMAMKNDELVIWDEVYPSYTVFHNETETFSCIWSQYDGNIHHFQNVYSEDTARYGNNLAYWPKGESPENIFFVSGIPWVSFTSFDINVANMKNFFSPMFTLGKYYHQDGKVLLPLAVQVHHSVCDGFHVARLINELQALCDDIEHL from the coding sequence ATGAAAAAAATAACGCCAGACTACACCCCTGTTGATTTATCTCGCTGGGCAAGGAAAGAGCATTTCGAGGTATTTCAGTCTTTTGCTCAATCAACATTTAACCAGACTGTGCAATTAGATATTACCGCGCTGCTAAAACATATTAAGCAGGTGGGCTGGAAATTTTATCCGACAATCATTTTCCTTATTTCTAAGATCGTAAATAGTCATTCCGAATTCCGGATGGCGATGAAGAACGATGAGCTGGTCATTTGGGATGAAGTTTATCCAAGCTATACCGTTTTCCATAATGAAACGGAGACCTTTTCCTGCATATGGAGTCAGTACGACGGCAATATCCATCACTTCCAGAACGTTTATTCAGAAGATACTGCGCGCTATGGTAATAACCTTGCTTACTGGCCCAAGGGTGAGTCTCCAGAAAATATCTTTTTTGTGTCAGGTATTCCCTGGGTAAGCTTTACCAGTTTTGATATCAACGTGGCTAATATGAAGAACTTTTTCTCCCCGATGTTCACGCTGGGGAAATATTACCACCAGGATGGGAAAGTATTGTTGCCGCTCGCCGTTCAGGTCCATCACTCCGTGTGCGATGGGTTCCATGTGGCAAGGTTGATCAACGAATTACAGGCGCTGTGTGATGACATTGAGCACCTCTAG
- a CDS encoding TonB-dependent siderophore receptor yields the protein MKARHLWALNPCLLMMLAANASAEGQKEESLVVSASRTNHSITDMAQTTWVIEQADIEQQVQGGKELKEVLAQLIPGMDVSGQGRTNYGMNMRGRSMMVMVDGVRLNSSRSDSRQLDSIDPFNISRIEVISGATSLYGGGSTGGLINIVTKKGQPETEVEFQTGLKTGFNSHNDNDENVAAAVSGGNDNASGRLSVAYQRFGGWYDGNGDEVIIDNTQTGLQYSDRLDVMGTGTLNIDDHQQLQLTTQYYKSESDGKHGLYLGENFSAVTGSGNAYNKNNLDSDRIPGTERHLINLQYANTDFWGQDLLAQIYYRDESLTFYPFPTLSGGRVTSIGASQQKTDFYGGKLTLNSKPLDDLTLTWGVDAEHETFDANQQFFDLSKAAASGGMKLDNAYNIGRYPGYSITNLAPFLQSSYDFSAITLSGGVRYQYTENKVDDFIGYAQQQGIATGKATSADAVPGGKTDYNNLLFNAGILGHLTERQQLWFNFSQGFEIPDLAKYYGSGTYQLVNGHYRLVNSVNVNDSKLDGIKVDAYELGWRYTGDNLRTQIAGYYSLSDKTININKSDMTINVEDDERRIYGVEGQVDYFFTDSAWSTGTNFNIIKSETRVDGKWEKLTVDSASPSKMSAWVTWAPGDWTLRLQSTQTFDVSDEAGKHIDGYNTADFIGSYLLPVGKLSFSVENLLDEDYTTAWGQRAPGLYSPTYGAENLYTYKGRGRTFGLNYSVLF from the coding sequence ATGAAAGCGCGTCACCTCTGGGCTTTAAACCCTTGTTTGTTAATGATGTTAGCCGCTAATGCCTCGGCTGAAGGCCAAAAAGAAGAGTCGCTGGTGGTCTCCGCCAGCCGAACCAACCACAGCATTACTGACATGGCCCAGACCACCTGGGTTATTGAACAGGCTGACATTGAACAGCAGGTTCAGGGGGGCAAAGAGCTCAAAGAGGTGCTGGCGCAGTTGATCCCCGGTATGGACGTCAGCGGCCAGGGGCGTACCAACTACGGCATGAATATGCGCGGTCGTTCAATGATGGTGATGGTTGACGGCGTGCGGTTAAACTCTTCACGCAGCGACAGCCGCCAGCTGGACTCTATCGATCCCTTTAATATCTCGCGCATTGAAGTGATCTCCGGCGCAACCTCCCTGTATGGCGGCGGCAGTACCGGCGGCTTAATCAATATCGTCACCAAAAAGGGGCAGCCGGAAACGGAAGTCGAGTTCCAGACCGGTCTGAAAACCGGGTTCAACAGCCATAACGATAATGACGAGAACGTCGCGGCGGCGGTCAGCGGCGGCAACGATAACGCCTCCGGACGACTGTCGGTGGCCTATCAGCGCTTTGGCGGCTGGTACGACGGCAACGGCGACGAAGTGATCATTGATAACACCCAGACCGGGTTGCAATACTCTGACCGTCTGGACGTGATGGGCACCGGCACGCTGAATATCGACGATCACCAGCAGCTGCAGCTCACCACGCAGTACTACAAAAGCGAATCCGACGGTAAGCACGGCCTCTACCTTGGCGAGAACTTCTCGGCAGTGACGGGTTCCGGCAACGCTTACAACAAAAATAATCTCGACTCCGACCGTATCCCTGGCACCGAACGTCACCTGATCAACCTGCAATATGCCAATACCGATTTCTGGGGCCAGGATCTGCTCGCCCAGATTTATTATCGCGATGAGAGCCTGACGTTTTATCCCTTCCCTACCCTTTCCGGTGGCCGGGTCACCAGCATTGGCGCATCGCAGCAAAAAACTGACTTCTACGGCGGCAAGCTCACCCTCAACAGCAAACCGCTGGATGATTTGACGCTGACGTGGGGTGTCGATGCGGAGCATGAAACCTTCGACGCCAATCAGCAATTTTTCGACCTCAGCAAAGCGGCGGCCAGCGGCGGCATGAAGCTGGATAACGCCTATAACATCGGACGCTATCCGGGCTACAGCATCACCAACCTCGCCCCGTTCCTGCAATCCAGCTACGACTTCTCCGCCATCACCCTGAGCGGCGGCGTGCGCTATCAGTACACCGAAAACAAGGTCGACGACTTTATTGGCTACGCCCAACAGCAGGGTATTGCCACCGGCAAAGCCACCTCGGCGGACGCGGTACCGGGCGGAAAGACTGACTACAACAACCTGCTGTTCAATGCCGGTATTCTGGGTCATCTGACTGAACGCCAGCAGCTGTGGTTTAACTTCTCCCAGGGCTTTGAGATCCCGGATCTGGCGAAATATTACGGTTCCGGCACCTACCAGCTGGTAAACGGCCATTACCGTCTGGTCAACAGCGTTAACGTCAACGACTCGAAACTCGACGGGATCAAAGTTGATGCTTACGAGCTGGGCTGGCGTTACACCGGAGATAACCTGCGCACGCAGATCGCCGGGTACTACTCTCTCTCCGACAAGACCATCAACATCAACAAAAGCGACATGACCATCAACGTCGAAGACGATGAGCGTCGTATCTATGGCGTTGAAGGCCAGGTGGATTATTTCTTCACCGACAGCGCATGGAGCACGGGTACCAACTTCAACATCATCAAATCGGAAACCCGCGTCGACGGGAAATGGGAGAAGCTGACGGTCGACAGCGCCAGCCCGTCCAAGATGAGCGCATGGGTCACCTGGGCACCGGGCGACTGGACCTTGCGCCTGCAAAGTACGCAGACGTTTGATGTGTCTGACGAAGCCGGTAAGCACATTGATGGCTATAACACCGCGGACTTCATCGGCAGTTACCTGCTGCCGGTGGGCAAGCTGAGCTTTAGCGTCGAAAACCTGCTGGATGAAGACTACACCACCGCATGGGGACAGCGCGCACCGGGTCTCTACAGCCCAACCTATGGGGCTGAGAACCTTTATACCTATAAAGGTCGCGGTCGTACCTTCGGCCTGAACTACTCGGTTCTGTTCTGA
- a CDS encoding DinI family protein produces MFVELVYDKRNVAGLPGAREIILAELTTRVHRIFPDAEVRVKPMQANGLNSDASKSDREKLNRMLEEMFDEADMWLVAE; encoded by the coding sequence ATGTTCGTTGAACTGGTTTACGACAAAAGAAATGTGGCGGGACTCCCGGGCGCCAGGGAGATCATCCTGGCCGAACTGACCACTCGCGTGCACCGGATCTTTCCGGACGCCGAGGTGAGGGTTAAGCCGATGCAGGCGAACGGCCTGAACAGCGATGCCAGCAAAAGCGATCGGGAGAAGCTGAACCGCATGCTGGAAGAGATGTTTGACGAGGCCGACATGTGGCTGGTAGCGGAGTGA
- a CDS encoding glutathione peroxidase, which yields MTPFHQLTATSLRGEHISMADYAGKVVLVVNTASHCGFTPQYAGLEMLYKKYAAQGLVVLGFPCNQFGKQEPGSADDIAQTCQINYGVSFPMFGKVEVNGPNAHPVFRYLKQELPGVLGGRIKWNFTKFLIGRDGKPLKRFAPLSTPEKIEASIVAALEL from the coding sequence ATGACCCCTTTTCATCAGCTGACGGCCACCAGCCTGCGTGGCGAGCACATCTCAATGGCCGACTATGCGGGTAAGGTGGTTCTGGTGGTGAATACCGCCAGCCATTGTGGCTTCACGCCCCAGTACGCAGGCCTTGAAATGCTCTACAAAAAGTACGCCGCTCAGGGGCTGGTGGTGCTGGGTTTCCCCTGCAACCAGTTCGGTAAGCAGGAACCGGGCAGTGCCGACGACATTGCCCAGACCTGTCAGATTAACTACGGCGTGAGCTTCCCGATGTTCGGGAAAGTGGAGGTCAACGGCCCCAACGCGCACCCGGTGTTTCGCTACCTGAAACAGGAGCTGCCCGGCGTGCTGGGCGGGCGGATCAAGTGGAACTTCACTAAGTTCCTGATTGGCCGCGACGGTAAACCCCTCAAGCGTTTTGCACCGCTCTCTACCCCGGAGAAAATAGAAGCCTCTATCGTTGCTGCGCTTGAACTTTAG
- a CDS encoding alpha/beta hydrolase family protein, translating into MNAIIIPVNEGGFLAATIWERSDAKAVVILHPATAVVQAFYKGFAEYLFNQGFSVLTYDYRGTGRSKSGNMRHSRVSMSDWIEQDVGCITAWAQTHFPGRRLLAVGHSVGGHAVLLSSATHALQAAVIVASHAGVTSTIKQTAEKVRVWCLLRVLAPALCQIFGYMPARRLGLGEDLPAPVMRQWGRWSALPGYFYDDPDWNARQRASEITLPVLVMGFDDDPWANPEAIARLMEPVQNARIERREIRRADYGLPAIGHMGFFRARCAEKLWPVVGQWLESHCPATKVQAQQR; encoded by the coding sequence ATGAATGCAATAATAATACCCGTCAATGAAGGCGGGTTTCTGGCTGCCACGATATGGGAAAGAAGCGATGCCAAAGCGGTGGTAATCCTTCACCCGGCAACGGCGGTGGTGCAGGCATTTTATAAGGGATTTGCCGAGTACCTTTTTAACCAGGGATTCAGCGTTCTCACTTACGATTACCGGGGAACGGGGCGTTCAAAGTCAGGAAATATGCGTCACTCCCGCGTCTCAATGTCAGACTGGATCGAGCAGGACGTCGGATGCATAACCGCCTGGGCTCAGACGCATTTCCCCGGACGTCGTCTGCTGGCGGTTGGCCACAGCGTCGGCGGGCATGCCGTTCTGCTTTCGTCAGCCACTCACGCCCTGCAGGCCGCGGTCATTGTGGCCTCCCATGCCGGTGTGACGAGCACCATCAAACAAACGGCAGAGAAGGTGCGCGTCTGGTGCTTATTGCGTGTTCTGGCCCCGGCTCTCTGCCAAATCTTCGGCTACATGCCCGCACGACGCCTCGGCCTGGGCGAAGATTTACCCGCGCCGGTGATGCGTCAGTGGGGGCGCTGGAGCGCATTGCCGGGTTATTTCTACGACGATCCAGACTGGAACGCCCGCCAGCGGGCAAGTGAGATAACGTTACCGGTGCTGGTAATGGGTTTTGATGACGACCCCTGGGCTAACCCTGAGGCCATCGCGCGACTGATGGAGCCCGTGCAAAATGCCAGAATTGAACGCCGTGAGATACGGCGCGCCGATTATGGCCTGCCGGCCATTGGCCATATGGGTTTTTTCCGTGCGCGATGCGCGGAGAAACTATGGCCCGTTGTCGGGCAATGGCTGGAGAGTCACTGCCCGGCTACTAAAGTTCAAGCGCAGCAACGATAG
- a CDS encoding GNAT family N-acetyltransferase, which produces MTLHMRQATLADARLLSELGNSIYRAHFKHLWVSEPELNQFLTAEYSLPVLEKSLQDRSVCWYVAETDRPIGFAKVTAESRIPDTDISGVLLNKLYFDSAETSRGYGQIMFEAIKTRARENGATFLWLEVLEQNQRACHFYNKQGMAHIKNTLFTTASQQSVLRIMGISL; this is translated from the coding sequence ATGACATTACACATGCGGCAAGCAACCCTGGCGGATGCCAGGTTACTGAGTGAACTGGGTAACAGCATCTATCGCGCCCACTTTAAACATCTGTGGGTATCAGAACCGGAACTGAACCAGTTTTTAACTGCTGAATATTCTCTGCCCGTGCTTGAGAAGAGCCTGCAAGACCGCAGTGTGTGCTGGTATGTGGCAGAGACCGATCGCCCGATTGGTTTTGCAAAAGTGACCGCTGAAAGCCGCATCCCCGATACGGATATTTCAGGGGTGCTGCTTAACAAGCTGTACTTTGATTCGGCTGAGACAAGTCGAGGCTATGGCCAGATTATGTTTGAGGCGATCAAAACGCGTGCCCGGGAAAATGGCGCCACATTTTTATGGCTGGAGGTGCTTGAACAGAATCAACGCGCTTGTCACTTCTACAATAAACAGGGCATGGCGCACATCAAAAACACCCTTTTCACTACGGCTTCGCAGCAGAGCGTGCTCAGGATCATGGGAATCTCTTTATAG